From a region of the Corallococcus coralloides DSM 2259 genome:
- a CDS encoding phenylalanine--tRNA ligase beta subunit-related protein, whose translation MLTVDPHPLLDLIAFTSSFPAPLGDLPAPDWLQALLKPGATAPLQSDDAVRGAVRDLLRHGGYKPTGRGKPASEYLVRASGDGTLGTINAAVDACNAVSLHSGLPISVVDLDKAQAPFRVSTAIQGDRYVFNASGQTIDLEGLLCLFDAQGPCANAVKDAQRTKTDATTRRTLTLLWGTKELKGHTERAFTWYRELLERLGATVEPVR comes from the coding sequence GTGCTGACCGTCGACCCCCATCCCCTCCTCGACCTCATCGCCTTCACGTCCTCCTTTCCCGCTCCCCTGGGGGACCTGCCCGCGCCCGACTGGCTGCAGGCCCTGCTGAAGCCTGGCGCCACCGCGCCCCTCCAGAGTGACGACGCCGTCCGGGGCGCCGTGCGCGACCTGCTCCGCCACGGCGGCTACAAGCCCACGGGCCGGGGCAAGCCCGCGTCCGAGTACCTGGTGCGAGCCTCCGGCGACGGCACCCTGGGCACCATCAACGCCGCGGTGGACGCCTGCAACGCCGTGTCGCTGCACAGCGGCCTGCCCATCAGCGTGGTGGACCTGGACAAGGCCCAGGCCCCGTTCCGCGTCTCCACCGCCATCCAGGGCGACCGCTACGTCTTCAACGCGTCCGGGCAGACCATCGACCTGGAGGGCCTCTTGTGCCTCTTCGACGCGCAGGGCCCGTGCGCCAACGCGGTGAAGGACGCCCAGCGCACCAAGACGGACGCCACCACGCGCCGCACGCTCACGCTGCTGTGGGGCACGAAGGAGCTGAAGGGCCACACCGAGCGCGCCTTCACCTGGTACCGCGAGCTGCTGGAGCGCCTGGGCGCCACCGTCGAGCCCGTGCGCTGA
- a CDS encoding DUF4265 domain-containing protein, giving the protein MADSTGMVKVGFWDEDTQSVETLWATPLGQDRYRLENSPFFAYRVSFQDVVEAQPDPGGRLEFQRVVEKSGHRTVRVILDDVESPDAKPFMDGLRQRGCGYEGFQPKLLSIDLPPEVRLEDIKRYLIEQDVQWEHADPTYADLHPDEK; this is encoded by the coding sequence GTGGCGGACTCCACCGGCATGGTGAAGGTGGGGTTCTGGGACGAGGACACCCAGAGCGTGGAGACGCTCTGGGCGACCCCGCTGGGACAGGACCGGTACCGCCTGGAGAACAGCCCGTTCTTCGCGTACCGCGTGTCGTTTCAGGACGTGGTCGAGGCCCAGCCGGATCCAGGTGGCCGGCTGGAGTTCCAGCGCGTCGTGGAGAAGTCCGGCCACAGGACGGTGCGGGTCATCCTGGATGACGTCGAGTCTCCGGACGCGAAGCCCTTCATGGATGGATTGAGGCAGCGCGGCTGCGGTTACGAAGGCTTCCAGCCCAAGCTGCTCTCCATCGACCTGCCTCCGGAAGTCCGGCTGGAAGACATCAAGCGCTACCTCATTGAGCAGGACGTCCAGTGGGAGCATGCGGATCCGACCTACGCCGACCTGCATCCGGACGAGAAGTAG
- a CDS encoding cupin domain-containing protein, with translation MPTLIPKPIRVTAVGNKPKLIDEYVGRVNSKTSNISVAHMRSPGGWEEPGQTPEFREITLVLAGTLRVEHKGGVMDVHAGQTVVCEPGEWVRYSTPDEEGAEYVAICTPAFSPGTVHRDD, from the coding sequence ATGCCCACGCTCATCCCGAAGCCCATCCGCGTGACGGCGGTGGGCAACAAGCCGAAGCTCATTGACGAATACGTGGGCCGGGTGAACTCCAAGACGTCCAACATCAGCGTGGCCCACATGCGCAGCCCGGGCGGGTGGGAGGAGCCGGGCCAGACGCCCGAGTTCCGTGAAATCACCCTGGTGCTCGCGGGCACGCTGCGGGTGGAGCACAAGGGCGGGGTGATGGACGTGCACGCCGGCCAGACGGTGGTGTGCGAGCCCGGCGAGTGGGTCCGCTACAGCACCCCCGACGAGGAGGGCGCGGAGTACGTGGCCATCTGCACCCCGGCGTTCTCCCCGGGCACCGTGCACCGGGACGACTGA
- a CDS encoding ABC-F family ATP-binding cassette domain-containing protein encodes MIRLDNIGKQHGQQILFIEASAALHKGEKVGLVGPNGAGKTTLFRMMTGQEYPDEGQVSIDRGVTIGYFSQDVGEMDGRSAVSEVMDGAGPVSTVAAEMKHLEAAMGDPDQADNMEKLVERYGVVQGRFEELGGYALEGRAREILAGLGFSEEMMDGDVGKLSGGWKMRVALARILLMRPDAMFLDEPSNHLDLESLIWLEGFLKGYEGALLMTSHDREFMNRIVTKVVEIDGGSLTTYSGNYDFYEGQRAQNEAQQQAQYERQQAMLAKEIKFIERFKARASHAAQVQSRVKKLEKIEKVEPPKRRSTVLFEFQPPPRSGDDVVNLKNVSKGYGKRTIYDGLDFLVRRAERWCVMGVNGAGKSTLLKLVTGTTQPDEGTVALGGSVKMGYFAQHAMDLLDGEKTVFEQLSDAFPRAGQGSLRALAGCFGFSGDEVEKKCRVLSGGEKARLVMAQMLYDPPNFLVLDEPTNHLDMGTKEMLITALSRYEGTMLFVSHDRHFLGALSNRVLELTPDGIHKYGGGYTEYVARTGQEAPGLRS; translated from the coding sequence ATGATCCGTCTCGACAACATCGGCAAGCAACACGGTCAGCAGATCCTCTTCATCGAGGCGTCGGCCGCGCTCCACAAGGGCGAAAAGGTGGGCCTCGTGGGCCCGAACGGCGCGGGCAAGACGACGCTGTTCCGGATGATGACCGGCCAGGAGTACCCGGACGAGGGACAGGTCTCCATCGACCGCGGCGTCACCATTGGCTACTTCAGCCAGGACGTCGGTGAGATGGACGGCCGCAGCGCCGTGTCCGAGGTGATGGACGGCGCGGGCCCGGTGAGCACCGTCGCGGCGGAGATGAAGCATCTGGAAGCCGCCATGGGTGACCCGGACCAGGCGGACAACATGGAGAAGCTCGTCGAGCGCTACGGCGTCGTGCAGGGCCGGTTCGAGGAGCTGGGCGGGTACGCGCTGGAGGGCCGCGCGCGGGAAATCCTCGCGGGCCTGGGCTTCAGCGAAGAGATGATGGACGGCGACGTGGGCAAGCTGTCGGGCGGTTGGAAGATGCGCGTGGCCTTGGCGCGCATCCTCTTGATGCGGCCGGACGCGATGTTCCTGGACGAGCCTTCCAACCACCTGGACCTGGAGTCGCTCATCTGGCTGGAGGGCTTCCTCAAGGGGTACGAGGGCGCGCTCCTGATGACGTCGCACGATCGCGAGTTCATGAACCGCATCGTGACGAAGGTGGTGGAGATCGACGGCGGTTCGCTGACGACGTACTCGGGCAACTACGACTTCTACGAGGGCCAGCGCGCGCAGAACGAGGCGCAGCAGCAGGCGCAGTACGAGCGTCAGCAGGCGATGCTCGCGAAGGAGATCAAGTTCATCGAGCGGTTCAAGGCCCGCGCGTCGCACGCGGCGCAGGTGCAGAGCCGGGTGAAGAAGCTGGAGAAGATCGAGAAGGTGGAGCCGCCGAAGCGCCGCTCCACGGTGCTCTTCGAGTTCCAGCCGCCGCCGCGTTCCGGTGACGACGTGGTGAACCTGAAGAACGTGAGCAAGGGTTACGGCAAGCGGACCATCTACGACGGCCTGGACTTCCTGGTGCGCCGCGCGGAGCGCTGGTGCGTGATGGGCGTGAACGGCGCGGGCAAGTCCACGTTGCTGAAGCTGGTGACGGGCACGACGCAGCCGGATGAAGGCACGGTGGCGCTGGGTGGCAGCGTGAAGATGGGTTACTTCGCGCAGCACGCGATGGACCTGCTGGACGGAGAGAAGACGGTCTTCGAGCAGCTGTCGGACGCGTTCCCGAGGGCGGGTCAGGGCTCGCTGAGGGCGCTGGCGGGCTGCTTCGGCTTCAGCGGCGACGAGGTGGAGAAGAAGTGCCGGGTGCTGTCGGGTGGAGAGAAGGCGCGTCTGGTGATGGCGCAGATGCTCTACGACCCGCCGAACTTCCTGGTGCTGGACGAGCCCACGAACCACCTGGACATGGGCACGAAGGAGATGCTGATCACGGCGCTGTCGCGCTACGAGGGCACGATGTTGTTCGTGTCCCACGACCGGCACTTCCTGGGAGCGCTGTCCAACCGCGTGCTGGAGCTGACGCCGGACGGCATCCACAAGTACGGCGGCGGCTACACGGAGTACGTCGCGCGCACCGGCCAGGAAGCCCCGGGCCTGCGGAGCTGA
- a CDS encoding aldehyde dehydrogenase family protein, with product MRVVSVEEALVPGDLQAVFDRLQARRWELAKTGPKERLARLEKLKALLLERREELADALHEDFRKPPAEVEATEILPVLLELAHVQKHLKAWMKPRKVGAPLLLTGTKSEVHPEPKGVVLILAPWNYPFHLLVSPLVAAVAAGNAVLCKPSEKTPGTARFLAQLLRDVFPQDEVALVEGGAEVGEALLRLPFDHFFFTGGPRVGRRVMEAAARHLAGVTLELGGKSPVIVDASADVDAAAERIVWGKFLNAGQTCIAPDHVWVHASKEEALLSGMKSALERFYGKTEEARRATPDFCRMVDDGAYKRVCRLLDESVAGGARVVAGGGVHAETRYIAPTVLADVTPETAVMDEEIFGPLLPVLRFESLDEVVTQVRAGGKPLAMYVFSHEEATVERLLKETSAGGTVVNNVVLHNVNPHLPFGGVGQSGLGAYHGEAGFKAFSHERAVVRQGRTAFTNLFFPPYRGKAQRLARLASKLFE from the coding sequence ATGCGCGTGGTGTCAGTGGAGGAGGCCCTGGTCCCGGGAGACCTGCAGGCGGTGTTCGACCGCCTCCAGGCGCGCCGCTGGGAGCTGGCGAAGACAGGGCCGAAGGAGCGCCTCGCGCGGCTGGAGAAGCTCAAGGCGCTGCTCCTGGAGCGGCGTGAGGAGCTGGCGGACGCGCTGCACGAGGACTTCCGCAAGCCGCCCGCGGAGGTGGAGGCGACGGAGATCCTGCCCGTGCTGCTGGAGCTGGCGCACGTGCAGAAGCACCTGAAGGCGTGGATGAAGCCGCGCAAGGTGGGTGCGCCGTTGCTGCTCACGGGCACGAAGAGCGAGGTGCACCCGGAGCCCAAGGGCGTGGTGCTCATCCTGGCGCCGTGGAACTACCCGTTCCACCTGCTGGTGTCACCGCTGGTGGCGGCGGTGGCGGCGGGCAATGCCGTCCTGTGCAAGCCGAGCGAGAAGACGCCGGGCACGGCGCGCTTCCTGGCGCAGCTGCTGAGGGACGTGTTTCCGCAGGACGAGGTGGCGCTGGTGGAGGGCGGCGCGGAGGTGGGCGAGGCGTTGCTCCGGCTGCCGTTCGACCACTTCTTCTTCACGGGCGGGCCGCGCGTGGGGCGGCGGGTGATGGAGGCGGCGGCGCGGCACCTGGCGGGGGTGACGCTGGAGCTGGGTGGCAAGTCGCCGGTCATCGTGGATGCGTCAGCGGACGTGGACGCGGCGGCGGAGCGGATTGTCTGGGGCAAGTTCCTGAACGCGGGGCAGACGTGCATCGCGCCGGACCACGTCTGGGTGCACGCGTCGAAGGAAGAGGCGCTGCTCTCCGGGATGAAGTCCGCGCTGGAGCGCTTCTACGGGAAGACGGAGGAGGCGCGGCGGGCGACGCCGGACTTCTGCCGGATGGTGGATGACGGCGCGTACAAGCGCGTGTGCCGGCTGCTGGATGAGTCCGTGGCGGGAGGCGCGCGGGTGGTGGCGGGAGGCGGCGTGCACGCGGAGACGCGCTACATCGCGCCCACGGTGCTGGCGGACGTGACGCCGGAGACGGCGGTGATGGACGAGGAGATCTTCGGGCCGTTGTTGCCGGTGCTGCGCTTCGAGTCACTGGATGAAGTGGTGACGCAGGTGCGCGCGGGAGGCAAGCCGCTGGCCATGTATGTCTTCAGCCACGAAGAGGCCACGGTGGAGCGCCTGCTGAAGGAGACGAGCGCGGGCGGCACGGTGGTGAACAACGTGGTGTTGCACAACGTGAACCCGCACCTGCCCTTCGGAGGCGTGGGACAGAGCGGCCTGGGCGCGTATCACGGCGAAGCGGGCTTCAAGGCCTTCAGCCACGAGCGCGCGGTGGTACGTCAGGGCCGCACGGCCTTCACGAACCTCTTCTTCCCGCCGTACCGGGGCAAGGCCCAGCGCCTGGCCCGGCTCGCGAGCAAGCTGTTCGAGTAA
- a CDS encoding gluconokinase has product MVVIVMGVSGTGKSTVGRALADRLGWTFVDADDLHSVENRRKMAAGTPLTDVDRQPWLELLRARMEKALETDEDLVLAFSGLKAFYRARLTVDPARERWVYLHAPASVILERIQKRVGHFMPASLLQSQLETLEVPDGAFTMDVTPPPGEVVDHIVAGLALKPRV; this is encoded by the coding sequence ATGGTGGTCATCGTCATGGGCGTTTCAGGCACCGGGAAGTCCACGGTGGGCCGGGCGCTCGCGGACCGGCTGGGGTGGACGTTCGTGGACGCGGACGACCTGCACTCGGTGGAGAACCGCCGGAAGATGGCCGCGGGCACGCCGCTGACGGACGTGGACCGGCAGCCCTGGCTGGAGCTCTTGCGCGCGAGGATGGAGAAGGCGCTGGAGACGGACGAGGACCTGGTGCTGGCGTTCTCCGGCCTCAAGGCCTTCTACCGGGCGAGGCTCACCGTGGACCCCGCGCGCGAGCGCTGGGTGTACCTGCACGCGCCCGCGTCCGTCATCCTCGAGCGGATCCAGAAGCGCGTGGGGCACTTCATGCCGGCGTCGCTGCTCCAGAGCCAGCTGGAGACGCTGGAGGTCCCCGACGGCGCGTTCACCATGGACGTGACGCCCCCGCCCGGAGAAGTCGTCGACCACATCGTGGCGGGGCTGGCGTTGAAGCCCCGGGTGTAG
- a CDS encoding neutral/alkaline ceramidase has translation MRTLNARLAPVLGLLLGCVLALGPGASSAQEGTPQVPAPVEAPANGCAGSANFLIGAARSDITGPAAEVGMMGYGQVGQKTEGIHLRLFSRAFVIASPCNGRRVAFVSADLGMVFQAVKQQVVERLRSKLGDTFSDENVLLSATHTHSGPGGFSHYTFYNLTTFGFVPQNFEAIVSGITDSILRANARLAEGSLRLSSGDLRGASINRSPDAYLRNPESERARYPDNVDTRMTLLRMTAADGRELGLVNWFAVHATSFGNTNTYISGDNKGLAAHTFEVEKGGRTPGGPDTFVAAFANSNEGDVTPNILGGTNGGGANDFEDAAISAKKQYDFAAHLWSTAGMPVMGGVDYRHAYVKMDAVDVSPAFADGSAHRTCPAAIGLSMLAGAEDGPGFGSEGATCENVHDVWSQFTCAAVTTPCQGEKPIVLEMGTMKPYPWSPEVLPLQVVTVGPLALVAVPFEVTTMAGRRLRDTVRAQLQGAGVTDVVIAGPANAYSGYVATREEYARQDYEGASTHFGPWTLAALQQSFAGLAGSLREGTPVAPGPTPRDLRKAVVGLQPGVVFDDKLLWVDFGAVAEEAKASYARGDTASVTFWGGHPRNDLKLGGTFLRVQRREADGTWRDVANDGDGVALYHWQREYCVPTLACSQVRITWPIPRDTQPGMYRLVHEGNWKSGWDGRIHPYSGSSRPFTVK, from the coding sequence ATGCGCACGCTGAACGCCCGCCTCGCTCCCGTGCTCGGGTTGCTGCTGGGCTGCGTGCTGGCGCTGGGGCCGGGCGCTTCCAGCGCGCAGGAGGGAACGCCGCAGGTCCCGGCTCCCGTGGAGGCTCCGGCCAACGGGTGCGCGGGCTCGGCGAACTTCCTCATCGGCGCGGCGCGCTCGGACATCACCGGCCCCGCGGCGGAGGTGGGGATGATGGGCTACGGGCAGGTGGGCCAGAAGACGGAGGGCATCCACCTGCGGCTGTTCTCACGGGCGTTCGTCATCGCCTCGCCCTGCAACGGCCGCCGCGTGGCCTTCGTCAGCGCGGACCTGGGCATGGTGTTCCAGGCGGTGAAGCAGCAGGTGGTGGAGCGGCTGCGCTCGAAGCTGGGCGACACGTTCTCCGACGAGAACGTGCTGCTCAGCGCCACGCACACGCACTCCGGGCCGGGCGGCTTCAGCCACTACACGTTCTACAACCTGACCACCTTCGGCTTCGTGCCCCAGAACTTCGAGGCCATCGTCTCCGGCATCACGGACTCCATCCTTCGCGCCAACGCGCGCCTGGCGGAAGGGTCGCTGCGGCTGTCCTCGGGCGACCTGCGCGGCGCCAGCATCAACCGCTCACCGGACGCCTACCTGCGCAACCCGGAGTCCGAGCGCGCCCGCTATCCCGACAACGTGGACACGCGCATGACGCTGCTCCGGATGACCGCCGCGGATGGGCGCGAGCTGGGGCTCGTCAACTGGTTCGCCGTGCACGCCACGTCCTTCGGCAACACGAACACGTACATCAGCGGCGACAACAAGGGGCTCGCGGCGCACACGTTCGAGGTGGAGAAGGGAGGACGGACGCCCGGAGGCCCGGACACCTTCGTCGCGGCGTTCGCGAACTCGAATGAGGGTGACGTCACGCCCAACATCCTGGGTGGCACGAACGGCGGCGGCGCGAACGACTTCGAGGACGCGGCCATCTCCGCGAAGAAGCAATACGACTTCGCCGCGCACCTGTGGTCCACCGCGGGGATGCCGGTGATGGGCGGCGTGGACTACCGGCACGCCTACGTGAAGATGGACGCGGTGGACGTCTCGCCCGCGTTCGCGGACGGCAGCGCGCACCGCACCTGTCCCGCGGCCATCGGCCTGTCCATGTTGGCGGGCGCGGAGGACGGGCCCGGCTTCGGTTCGGAAGGGGCCACGTGCGAGAACGTGCACGACGTGTGGAGCCAGTTCACCTGCGCCGCCGTCACCACGCCCTGCCAGGGGGAGAAGCCCATCGTCCTGGAGATGGGCACCATGAAGCCCTACCCGTGGTCCCCGGAGGTGCTGCCGCTTCAGGTGGTGACGGTGGGGCCGCTGGCGCTGGTGGCGGTGCCCTTCGAGGTGACCACCATGGCGGGCCGCCGGCTGCGCGACACGGTGCGCGCGCAGCTCCAGGGCGCGGGCGTGACGGACGTGGTCATCGCGGGACCGGCCAACGCCTACTCGGGCTACGTGGCCACGCGCGAGGAGTACGCGCGCCAGGACTATGAAGGCGCGTCCACGCACTTCGGCCCGTGGACGCTGGCGGCGTTGCAGCAGTCCTTCGCGGGGCTCGCGGGCAGCTTGCGCGAAGGGACGCCGGTGGCGCCCGGCCCCACGCCGCGCGACCTGCGCAAGGCGGTGGTGGGGCTGCAGCCCGGCGTGGTGTTCGACGACAAGCTGCTCTGGGTGGACTTCGGCGCCGTCGCGGAGGAGGCGAAGGCGTCCTACGCGCGGGGCGACACGGCGAGCGTCACCTTCTGGGGCGGCCACCCGCGCAATGACCTGAAGCTGGGCGGCACCTTCCTGCGCGTGCAGCGGCGGGAGGCGGATGGCACGTGGCGGGACGTGGCGAACGACGGGGACGGCGTCGCGCTGTACCACTGGCAGCGCGAGTACTGCGTGCCCACGCTCGCGTGCTCACAGGTGCGCATCACGTGGCCCATTCCCCGGGACACGCAGCCGGGCATGTACCGGCTGGTGCACGAGGGGAACTGGAAGTCCGGCTGGGACGGGCGCATCCACCCGTACTCGGGAAGCTCGCGCCCGTTCACCGTGAAGTAG